Within Sorghum bicolor cultivar BTx623 chromosome 2, Sorghum_bicolor_NCBIv3, whole genome shotgun sequence, the genomic segment ATCTTCGTACTAAAGAGGTTTTTCTCATATGTAACCATACATTGAAGTGTAGTGTAGATGAACACAGGAGAAGAGGAGTGCAGTTAAATTTAAGGTAGAATTTGAGGAATAGAGAAGggaaaaatgaaaagaaaaaaagaaaaagagttgcACGTAGTGGATGTATTTGGTTGTTGAAGTTTACAGGTACAAATAGTAAGGGTAACTTACCTTTGTTCATTCCTTAATTTTTAGCTTCTTCCTCGCCTGTTTCTCTAATTTTTAGTTTCTTCCTTGCCTGTTTCTCatgcttgttctcatcatcgtcatcgttCTTGGAAAAGAttcagaaaaaaatatatatattatgttcTATAGATTTtttgtaattatttttttttgtgattGTAAAAAGGGTTACCTGTGATTTGGTATGTTTCTCTGTGGTATCCCAAGCACTGTAATTATTTCAAAAAATAttagaagaagaaaaaaggatATGCCTACAAGATAGTAAGTACTTACTGAGATTGTTGGTCTATGTCCATGTCTTGTATATCTGTGAATTGAGGAGTGCATGATAATGATGCCTGCAACAAGTTTATAATTAGCATAAATACATGTAATATAAGAGGGACTAAACAATAAATTAGCTTTTGCCACACCTGTTCGATCTTTTTCTTTGATGATATTGTTACCAGTGGTGGCAGATCTTCATCTGATACATCGTGTATGATGTTTGGTAATGTTGCTTGTTTTCCATGTCTTTCTTTAATCATAACCACCTCAAAAGAAGGCTCAATGCTTTTGATACTTCTTTTGAATAGCACTTTCACTATGAAAGTGAATTTATGGCCAATCCATTGTGCTATTTCAGGTGGAATAGAGCTTGGATCATACCTTTTCCTTAGGGTCTCTGCACTTTTTCCAATGAGTTCTACCCCTTTTTTCTCGAAAAACATGAATTGAAGGCTGTAAGTGTCATCTGCTgcaatgaaacaaactttgtacCTAAAGCATACAAAAAATGTAGTCAACGAACCTTTTAAAGATCAACTACTAAATGTATGTTACAAGTTTGGTTATGGAGGAGTTTTCTTACTTCCAATCATATTGCTTGCATGAGCAGCCATCTTTTGTGCAGTCATATCCATCATTGCCTAGTATTAATGTGGAGTTGCAGACTTTGCAAGCTCTGTAGCACCATTGCTCTTTTTCTGCTAAAGATATCAGTGTGACCGTACACTGAAATATTTTGTTCTGGATATGTATAGTtaacaaacaaaaatataatgAGTGATGGCTGATGTATAGAGACTTAAGCAATTTTTATTTCCATATAACATAAGGAGTTGAGTTTTGACCTTATCAGTCAAAGGATCTATGTGTTTGAGGTCAAACAGAGTTTTTTCTTCAACACCTTGCTCCATGTAGTCTTCGCTTTGGAGTTGCAGTTTTTGAATTGGTGTCACTTGATATGGCAATCTGTTTGGAAGTTATAATAATCAACGAAAAATGAGTATAGGGTCAAGACACTGATGTTTGTATTTATATTCAGAATTGAAATAATACCCTCTTTGAAAAGTTCTCATTGCTGGTATATCATTTTCATTAATATACCACCTACATGCCGAAGTTCCACTGAGAAATTTGTAGTCTTCTCGATATATTTTCATGAGTGTGCCCACAAAAATTGCTATGACATGATGATTTTGACCAATATCGAAGACCGCCTCAGCATCAAATTCAAGAGCCCTTTGTCCTGAGAGTGACAAATCAATTGTGTTTCCCCTGCGAGTAATTGGGAGAAATCTAGCAATTGAGACTTTATGCCAAAATTAGTCTATGAGTTGGCAAATCtatattttgaaatttgaaacatTACTTATGATCTTGAAGTGTTATTAGCCTACGCATCATAAGGTCTCCAGATGTGTTACGCGCTACAGCTGCATTTGAGATGGCAGTGATTTTTCCAAtcacatctacattaagaaagGACTGTAAGTCATGATACCTGAACATATGGCAAAGATTGCTAGTATATTTGATGGATATGTGTAGATCAAATGGAAGGCAAGAAATAATGTGTAAAGTAATATTTTTCTTACCTAGGAAACGATctgtccttcttgcatattgtGGTAGTATTTCGATTGGGGTCAATGAAAATACATACTTTGGGAAACTTGTGTCGTTGCTATTTCCTTCAAAGATTTCTGTTCTCATGATCAGTTTTAACATGTAAGGAGCATCTACAACTCTGTACCCAGGCTTAGCTCGTTCAACACATGCTTTCCATATGTAGAGAACCTTTCCTTCTTCTAAATATTGTTTCATATGAGGCAGAACTTCTGGAGATACTTCACAGTACATCGCATAACCCTGTAATTTGTAATATTCCAAGATAAGTACATAGGAAAACAATTGTTTtgcagaaaaaatactgagaaaAAACATGTCATAAAATTGCTGTCAAAGGAGTCTGTAGTtataccttttgatcaatgACCACCATGTCAAAATGGATGAGAGGATTTTTTTCACTTTTGCCCCTATATTCCCAAGTCCTTGACACCCTGACATGAATATTATACATAGTGTTCATGGGACGGAGCTCTGATAATGGAGTTCTTTTGCCCTGCAGTTTGGTTACTGAGAATTCTTAATCTCTGTTAAATTTAGATAGTAGTAAAAACAATAATGTAGGTGGAGACACTACCTGCATTGTTAGCTCAACGATGCAATGAAACCTGCAGGGGTAAAAAGGAATACATTAAATTAAATCATAATAGTTAATGTGAAGATGTATAATACAAACAAATAGGCTCAATCAAGTATTTATATATTTCAAACCATGTTCAATATTTCTTTATATACTATATTTGTAGTTTTATTTCCACATGTCCCGTCTTCATTTTCTATCAATATTTTTAGCCCTTGTCTATCCTTTACTCGAGATACCGCAACATATAGTTGGCCGTGAGTGAAGACAGGTTTTCTTAGGTACACTCCTACATTGGATAGTGTTTGTCCTTGGCTTTTGTTTATCGTCATAGAATAGCAAATTTTAATTGGGAACTGTCGATGACACAGAACAAACGCCCAACGACAACCTTGTGTGGTTAGATTTATTCTAGGTATAAAGACTTTTTCTCCGACATGCGTTCCTGTTATAATTATTGCCTCTACGACATTTTGTCCAAGATTTATTACTATTAATCTTGTTCCGTTGCACAATCCTATACTTTGGTTAAGATTTCGTAGGAGCATAACTGGGACTCCTATTTTTAATT encodes:
- the LOC8081785 gene encoding uncharacterized protein LOC8081785 — translated: MVVIDQKGYAMYCEVSPEVLPHMKQYLEEGKVLYIWKACVERAKPGYRVVDAPYMLKLIMRTEIFEGNSNDTSFPKYVFSLTPIEILPQYARRTDRFLDVIGKITAISNAAVARNTSGDLMMRRLITLQDHKGNTIDLSLSGQRALEFDAEAVFDIGQNHHVIAIFVGTLMKIYREDYKFLSGTSACRWYINENDIPAMRTFQRGLPYQVTPIQKLQLQSEDYMEQGVEEKTLFDLKHIDPLTDKVKTQLLMLYGNKNCLSLYTSAITHYIFVC